One Paracoccus sp. TOH DNA segment encodes these proteins:
- a CDS encoding TRAP transporter small permease subunit has translation MGALLGLSRGIDRVNSAIGRSASWLILVAVLVSAGNAIIRKVLNTSSNAWLELQWYLYGAAFLGAAAYTLKENEHIRIDIIYGMWKRRRQHWIDLIGHVFFLMPFVTLMIWYLYPWVLRSWRSGEVSTNAGGLILWPAKMLLLVGFVMLFFQGISEIIKKIAVMRGIIEDPAPFVSAHEAAAMEGEVMVREMQAAFDEETQGEETRK, from the coding sequence ATGGGTGCCCTGCTGGGGCTTTCTCGCGGCATCGACCGCGTCAACTCGGCGATCGGCCGCAGTGCAAGCTGGTTGATCCTCGTCGCCGTGCTGGTCAGCGCCGGCAACGCGATCATCCGCAAGGTGCTGAACACCTCGTCCAACGCCTGGCTGGAACTGCAATGGTACCTGTACGGCGCCGCCTTTCTCGGCGCCGCGGCCTATACGCTCAAGGAAAACGAGCATATCCGCATCGACATCATCTATGGCATGTGGAAGCGCCGCCGCCAGCACTGGATCGACCTGATCGGGCATGTGTTCTTCCTGATGCCCTTCGTCACGCTGATGATCTGGTATCTTTACCCCTGGGTGCTGCGCTCCTGGCGCAGCGGCGAGGTCTCGACCAATGCCGGCGGGCTGATCCTGTGGCCGGCCAAGATGCTGCTGCTGGTCGGCTTCGTCATGCTGTTCTTCCAGGGCATTTCCGAAATCATCAAGAAGATCGCCGTCATGCGCGGCATCATCGAGGATCCCGCCCCCTTCGTCTCGGCGCATGAGGCCGCGGCCATGGAAGGCGAGGTCATGGTGCGCGAGATGCAGGCCGCGTTCGACGAAGAGACCCAGGGCGAGGAGACCCGCAAATGA
- a CDS encoding TRAP transporter large permease subunit, with product MMEFIAVNMAPIMFGSLVLFLLFGYPVAFALAANGLLFFVIGVELAPLSGGNINLSWPLLNAMPERLWGVMSNETLLAIPFFTFMGIVLEKSGMAEDLLDTIGQLFGPVRGGLAYAVIIVGALLAATTGVVAASVIAMGLISLPIMLRYGYDRRIASGTIAASGTLAQIIPPSLVLIVLADQLGRSVGDMYKGALIPGLVLTGIYLSYIFVMTLIRPNSLPALPKEARTLGSGVTSLFVALALTLGLAWLTFRWLYPTQGRDADILAPALAVIVIYVLALLDKALKINLMSRLAQQVIIVLIPPLALIFLVLGTIFLGIATPTEGGAMGAVGALLLAGIKGRLSYDVIRQALLATTRLSAFVMFILIGARVFSLTFYGVNGHVWVEHLLTSLPGGEFGFLIAVSVLVFLLAFFLDFFELAFIIVPLLAPAAEAMGIDLIWFGVLLGVNMQTSFMHPPFGFSLFFLRSVAPKSPYRDKVTGRMMQPVTTGQIYWGAVPYVCIQMVMVAVVMLFPGLVMHYKGAPIDTSNVKIEIPSGGGLGGLGGLGGLGDPFGKPAAPGAATGTTKPGGIPAPGGLGGVPDFGTPTTPSATSVPDTAAPGGIPAPGGLGGVPDFGTPATQAAPEAGAAPEAAAPADGLGGPLSGPPPGLTAPAQPSGN from the coding sequence ATGATGGAATTCATTGCGGTGAACATGGCGCCGATCATGTTCGGCTCGCTGGTGCTGTTTCTGCTTTTCGGCTATCCGGTCGCCTTCGCGCTGGCCGCGAACGGGCTTTTGTTCTTCGTCATCGGCGTGGAACTGGCGCCGCTCTCGGGTGGCAACATCAACCTGAGCTGGCCGCTGCTGAACGCCATGCCCGAACGGTTGTGGGGGGTGATGTCGAACGAGACATTGCTGGCCATTCCCTTCTTCACCTTCATGGGCATCGTGCTGGAGAAATCCGGCATGGCCGAGGATCTGCTGGACACCATCGGCCAGCTGTTCGGCCCGGTCCGCGGCGGTCTGGCCTATGCGGTGATCATCGTCGGCGCGCTGCTGGCGGCGACGACCGGCGTGGTCGCGGCCTCGGTCATCGCCATGGGGCTGATCTCGCTGCCGATCATGCTGCGCTACGGCTATGACCGGCGCATCGCCTCGGGCACCATCGCCGCCTCGGGGACGCTGGCGCAGATCATCCCGCCCTCGCTGGTGCTGATCGTGCTGGCCGACCAGCTCGGCCGCTCGGTCGGCGACATGTACAAGGGCGCGCTGATCCCCGGTCTGGTGCTGACCGGCATCTACCTGTCCTATATCTTCGTGATGACGCTGATCCGGCCGAACAGCCTGCCGGCCCTGCCGAAAGAGGCGCGGACGCTCGGCTCGGGCGTGACCTCGCTGTTCGTGGCGCTGGCGCTGACCCTGGGCCTGGCCTGGCTGACCTTCCGCTGGCTCTACCCGACCCAGGGGCGCGATGCCGACATCCTGGCCCCGGCGCTGGCGGTGATCGTGATCTATGTTCTGGCGCTGCTGGACAAGGCGCTGAAGATCAATCTGATGTCGCGGCTGGCGCAGCAGGTCATCATCGTGCTGATCCCGCCGCTGGCGCTGATCTTCCTGGTGCTGGGCACGATCTTTCTGGGCATCGCCACGCCCACCGAGGGCGGCGCCATGGGCGCGGTCGGCGCGCTGCTGCTGGCCGGGATCAAGGGCCGGCTGAGCTATGACGTGATCCGCCAGGCGCTGCTGGCCACGACGCGGCTGTCGGCCTTCGTCATGTTCATCCTGATCGGGGCGCGGGTGTTCTCGCTGACCTTCTATGGCGTGAACGGGCATGTCTGGGTCGAGCATCTGCTGACCTCGCTGCCGGGCGGCGAGTTCGGCTTCCTGATCGCGGTCTCGGTGCTGGTCTTCCTGCTGGCCTTCTTCCTCGACTTCTTCGAGCTGGCCTTCATCATCGTGCCGCTGCTGGCGCCGGCGGCCGAGGCGATGGGCATCGACCTGATCTGGTTCGGCGTGCTGCTGGGGGTGAACATGCAGACCAGCTTCATGCACCCGCCCTTCGGCTTCTCGCTGTTCTTCCTGCGCTCGGTGGCGCCGAAATCGCCCTATCGCGACAAGGTGACGGGCCGGATGATGCAGCCGGTGACCACCGGGCAGATCTATTGGGGCGCGGTGCCCTATGTCTGCATCCAGATGGTGATGGTGGCGGTGGTCATGCTGTTCCCGGGCCTCGTCATGCATTACAAGGGCGCGCCGATCGACACCTCGAACGTCAAGATCGAGATCCCCTCGGGCGGTGGTCTGGGCGGTCTGGGTGGCCTTGGCGGGCTTGGCGATCCCTTCGGCAAACCCGCCGCGCCGGGTGCGGCGACCGGGACCACCAAGCCCGGCGGCATTCCGGCCCCGGGCGGCTTGGGCGGCGTGCCGGATTTCGGCACCCCGACGACCCCTTCCGCGACTTCGGTCCCCGACACGGCGGCGCCCGGCGGCATTCCGGCGCCTGGCGGCCTGGGCGGCGTGCCGGATTTCGGCACACCCGCCACCCAGGCGGCGCCGGAGGCCGGGGCAGCTCCGGAAGCGGCGGCGCCGGCAGACGGGCTCGGCGGCCCGCTTTCGGGACCGCCGCCGGGTCTGACCGCCCCGGCGCAACCCTCCGGCAACTGA
- a CDS encoding TRAP transporter substrate-binding protein has protein sequence MKKTNQFDRRAFLTRATVGGATAAAGAALAAPAIAQEMPEVKWRLTSAFPKSLDTIYGGAEVLSKHLSEATDGKFQLQVFAGGEIVPGLQAQDAVTDGTVEACHTVGYYSWGKDPTFALGSAVPFALSARAMNAWQYHGGGIDLYNEFLATHNIFGLPGGNTGVQMGGWFRKEINTVADLQGLKIRVGGFAGKVLERLGAVPQQIAGGDIYPALEKGTIDASEWVGPYDDQKLGFFKVAPYYYYPGWWEGGPTVHFFFNKAKYEGLPPSYKSLLQSACQATNADMLQKYDHLNPIALKELVASGAQLRPFSAEILDACAKAANEVYAELEGSNAAFKKIWESIKVARADWYLYNQTAEYTYDTFMMIQQRNGAL, from the coding sequence ATGAAAAAAACCAACCAGTTCGACCGGCGCGCCTTCCTGACCCGCGCCACGGTTGGCGGCGCCACGGCGGCCGCCGGCGCGGCGCTGGCCGCGCCCGCCATCGCGCAGGAGATGCCCGAGGTGAAATGGCGCCTGACCTCGGCCTTTCCGAAGTCGCTGGACACCATCTATGGCGGCGCCGAAGTGCTGTCGAAACACCTGTCCGAGGCCACCGACGGCAAGTTCCAGCTGCAGGTCTTCGCCGGCGGCGAGATCGTGCCCGGCCTGCAGGCCCAGGACGCGGTCACCGACGGCACGGTCGAGGCTTGCCACACCGTCGGCTATTACAGCTGGGGCAAGGATCCGACCTTCGCCTTGGGTTCGGCCGTGCCCTTCGCGCTGTCGGCCCGGGCGATGAACGCCTGGCAATATCATGGCGGCGGCATCGACCTGTATAACGAGTTCCTGGCCACGCATAACATCTTCGGCCTGCCGGGCGGCAATACCGGCGTGCAGATGGGTGGTTGGTTCCGCAAGGAAATCAATACCGTGGCCGATCTGCAGGGCCTGAAGATCCGGGTCGGCGGCTTTGCCGGCAAGGTGCTGGAACGGCTGGGCGCGGTGCCGCAGCAGATCGCCGGCGGCGACATCTACCCGGCGCTGGAAAAGGGCACCATCGACGCTTCGGAATGGGTCGGCCCCTATGACGACCAGAAGCTGGGCTTCTTCAAGGTCGCGCCCTATTACTACTATCCCGGCTGGTGGGAAGGCGGCCCGACCGTGCATTTCTTCTTCAACAAGGCGAAATACGAGGGGCTGCCCCCAAGCTACAAGTCGTTGTTGCAAAGCGCCTGCCAGGCGACCAACGCCGACATGCTGCAGAAATACGACCACCTGAACCCGATCGCCCTGAAGGAGCTGGTGGCCTCGGGCGCCCAGCTGCGGCCGTTCAGCGCCGAGATCCTCGACGCCTGCGCCAAGGCCGCGAACGAGGTCTATGCCGAGCTGGAAGGCTCGAACGCCGCCTTCAAGAAGATCTGGGAGTCGATCAAGGTGGCGCGGGCGGATTGGTATCTCTACAACCAGACCGCCGAATATACCTATGACACGTTCATGATGATCCAGCAGCGCAACGGCGCGCTCTGA
- the nrdR gene encoding transcriptional regulator NrdR: protein MRCPFCGNVDTQVKDSRPAEDNVAIRRRRFCPACGGRFTTYERVQLRDLVVVKSSGRREDFDRTKLERSIRIAMQKRPIEPERIDQMISGIVRRLESMGDTDIPSKVIGEIVMETLARIDTVAYVRFASVYKNFQAADDFDKFVSELRPGAAEE, encoded by the coding sequence ATGCGCTGTCCGTTCTGCGGAAATGTGGATACCCAGGTCAAGGATTCGCGTCCGGCCGAGGATAACGTGGCCATCCGGCGGCGGCGGTTCTGCCCGGCCTGCGGCGGGCGCTTCACCACCTATGAGCGGGTACAGCTGCGCGACCTGGTGGTGGTCAAGTCCAGCGGCCGGCGCGAGGATTTCGACCGCACCAAGCTGGAGCGCTCGATCCGCATCGCCATGCAGAAGCGGCCGATCGAGCCCGAGCGCATCGACCAGATGATCTCGGGCATCGTGCGGCGGCTGGAAAGCATGGGCGACACCGACATCCCCTCGAAGGTCATCGGCGAGATCGTGATGGAGACGCTGGCCCGGATCGACACCGTGGCCTATGTGCGGTTCGCCAGCGTCTACAAGAATTTCCAGGCGGCGGACGATTTCGACAAGTTCGTCTCGGAACTGCGGCCGGGCGCCGCCGAGGAGTGA
- the ribD gene encoding bifunctional diaminohydroxyphosphoribosylaminopyrimidine deaminase/5-amino-6-(5-phosphoribosylamino)uracil reductase RibD, whose amino-acid sequence MRHALALARRGLGNVWPNPAVGCVLVRDGIVVGRGWTQPGGRPHAEAMALAQAGAAARGGTAYVTLEPCAHHGKTPPCAEALVRSGVVRVVTALTDPDPRVAGRGHAILRAAGIAVTEGICEAEARDVQRGFLSRIQRGRPMLTLKLATSFDGRIATASGESQWITGPEARRHVHALRLGHDAVMVGGETARADRPGLNVRGFGPVRQPVRIVVSSRPLPELPAEGSEHGPLWQVAGRPEQFMAELGARGLTRVFCEGGGVLAAGLLRAGMVDQLIGYGAGLVLGSDGRAGIAALGLERLAEAPRFHLVEARRIGPDLMHRWLRD is encoded by the coding sequence ATGCGGCACGCGCTGGCACTGGCGCGGCGGGGCCTGGGCAATGTCTGGCCGAATCCGGCGGTGGGCTGCGTGCTGGTCCGCGACGGCATCGTGGTCGGACGCGGCTGGACCCAGCCCGGCGGACGGCCGCATGCCGAGGCGATGGCGCTGGCCCAGGCCGGCGCGGCGGCGCGCGGCGGCACCGCCTATGTCACGCTGGAACCCTGCGCCCATCACGGCAAGACCCCGCCCTGCGCCGAGGCGCTGGTGCGGTCGGGCGTCGTCCGCGTCGTCACCGCCCTGACCGATCCCGACCCGCGCGTCGCCGGGCGCGGCCATGCCATCCTGCGCGCCGCCGGCATCGCGGTGACCGAGGGCATCTGCGAGGCCGAGGCGCGCGATGTCCAGCGCGGCTTCCTCAGCCGCATCCAGCGCGGCCGGCCGATGCTGACGCTGAAACTGGCCACCAGCTTCGACGGCCGCATCGCCACCGCCTCGGGCGAAAGCCAGTGGATCACCGGGCCCGAGGCGCGTCGCCATGTCCATGCGCTGCGCCTGGGCCATGACGCGGTGATGGTCGGCGGCGAGACCGCGCGCGCTGACCGGCCGGGACTGAACGTGCGCGGCTTCGGCCCGGTGCGGCAGCCGGTGCGCATCGTGGTATCGTCGCGCCCCTTGCCCGAACTGCCGGCCGAGGGATCCGAGCATGGCCCGCTCTGGCAGGTCGCGGGCCGGCCCGAGCAGTTCATGGCCGAGCTTGGCGCGCGGGGCCTGACCCGCGTCTTCTGCGAAGGCGGCGGGGTGCTGGCGGCCGGCCTGCTGCGGGCCGGCATGGTCGATCAGCTGATCGGCTACGGTGCCGGCCTGGTGCTGGGCAGCGACGGCCGGGCCGGGATTGCCGCGCTGGGGCTGGAGCGCCTGGCCGAGGCGCCGCGTTTCCACCTGGTCGAGGCGCGGCGGATCGGGCCCGACCTGATGCATCGCTGGCTGCGCGACTAG
- a CDS encoding capsular polysaccharide biosynthesis protein, with the protein MEPETKAAGDSRRLFVFNAGFFTRPRLRRILELAGWSPRLGLPGPGDCVGIWGASPTAWRGKAMAARRGGRLVHVEDAFLRSVLPGRARGAVASRGPIGLLIDPIGLHFDPGAPSLIETLVRDPDTLALRQAARAAIDRLIAADLSKYNAHLPQAAPPPSGYVLVIDQTRGDASLLGAGRADFLAMLQAARDENPGLPLVVRSHPETAAGLRPGHVGPADLRPGERFCDGPVSPWALLRGAARVYAWSSQLGYEAILAGHRPRIFGQPFYAGWGLSDDRHAFPRREPAPVEALFAASHLRAPVWYDPCLDRLTDFEGALRQIEAEARAWRQDRDGHRAYGIRLWKRPFVARFFGSGKGVRFVAKPDPQVTLAWANRAAEVPGALRIEDGFIRSRGLGAALVPPLSLVADDLGIYYDPGRESRFERLMAEPVPPGGRDRAMRLARLLAQSGITKYNLAGSPPALPAGHRILVPGQVEDDASIRLGAGEVRTNLALLQRARAENPDAVLVYKPHPDVEAGLRPGLIPEAEMARLADVVARNAGADALMAQVDQVWTMTSTLGFEALLRGLPVTTLGAPFYAGWGLTRDLGRIPERRRAQADLATLAHCALIAYPRYFDPASGLPCPPETAVARLCDPAFGGAGGAAVRLLAKAQGAFSSYAWIWRR; encoded by the coding sequence ATGGAACCAGAGACCAAGGCCGCCGGGGATTCCCGGCGGCTTTTCGTATTCAATGCCGGTTTTTTCACCCGCCCGCGCCTGCGCCGCATCCTGGAACTGGCGGGCTGGTCGCCGCGCCTGGGCCTTCCCGGCCCGGGGGATTGCGTCGGCATCTGGGGCGCCAGCCCGACCGCCTGGCGCGGCAAGGCCATGGCCGCGCGGCGCGGCGGCCGGCTGGTGCATGTCGAGGATGCCTTCCTGCGCTCGGTCCTGCCCGGCCGCGCCCGCGGCGCGGTCGCCAGCCGCGGTCCCATCGGCTTGCTGATCGACCCGATCGGGCTGCATTTCGACCCCGGCGCGCCCTCGCTGATCGAAACGCTGGTGCGCGATCCCGACACCCTGGCGCTGCGACAGGCCGCGCGCGCCGCCATCGACCGGCTGATCGCCGCGGATCTGTCGAAATACAACGCCCATCTGCCGCAGGCCGCGCCGCCGCCGTCCGGCTATGTCCTGGTGATCGACCAGACCCGCGGCGATGCTTCGCTGCTGGGGGCGGGGCGCGCGGATTTCCTGGCGATGCTGCAGGCCGCCCGCGACGAGAATCCCGGCCTGCCGCTGGTGGTCCGCAGCCATCCCGAAACCGCCGCCGGCCTGCGCCCCGGCCATGTCGGCCCTGCCGACCTGCGCCCCGGCGAGCGGTTCTGCGACGGGCCCGTCTCGCCCTGGGCGCTGCTGCGGGGGGCGGCGCGGGTCTATGCCTGGTCCTCGCAGCTGGGTTACGAGGCGATCCTGGCCGGCCACCGCCCCCGCATCTTCGGCCAGCCGTTCTATGCCGGCTGGGGCCTGTCCGACGACCGGCACGCCTTTCCCCGCCGCGAACCCGCCCCGGTCGAGGCGCTGTTCGCGGCCAGCCATCTGCGCGCGCCGGTCTGGTACGATCCCTGTCTGGACCGGCTCACCGATTTCGAGGGCGCGCTGCGCCAGATCGAGGCCGAGGCCCGCGCCTGGCGCCAGGACCGCGACGGCCATCGCGCCTATGGCATCCGGCTGTGGAAGCGCCCCTTCGTCGCGCGCTTCTTCGGCAGCGGCAAGGGCGTCCGCTTCGTCGCCAAGCCCGACCCGCAAGTCACGCTCGCCTGGGCCAACCGCGCCGCCGAAGTGCCCGGCGCGCTGCGGATCGAGGACGGCTTCATCCGCTCGCGCGGCCTGGGTGCGGCGCTGGTGCCGCCGCTGTCACTGGTGGCGGACGACCTGGGCATCTATTACGATCCCGGCCGCGAAAGCCGCTTCGAGCGGCTGATGGCCGAGCCGGTGCCGCCCGGCGGGCGCGATCGCGCCATGCGGCTGGCCCGGCTGCTGGCGCAATCCGGCATCACCAAATACAACCTCGCCGGCTCGCCCCCGGCCCTGCCGGCCGGCCACCGCATCCTGGTGCCCGGCCAGGTCGAGGACGACGCCTCGATCCGCCTCGGCGCCGGGGAGGTGCGCACCAATCTGGCGCTGCTGCAGCGCGCCCGGGCCGAGAACCCCGACGCGGTGCTGGTCTACAAGCCGCATCCCGATGTCGAGGCCGGGCTGCGCCCCGGCCTGATCCCCGAGGCCGAGATGGCGCGCCTTGCCGATGTCGTTGCCCGCAATGCCGGCGCCGATGCGCTGATGGCGCAGGTCGACCAGGTCTGGACCATGACCTCGACCCTGGGCTTCGAGGCCCTGCTGCGCGGCCTGCCGGTGACCACGCTGGGCGCACCCTTCTATGCCGGCTGGGGGCTGACCCGCGATCTGGGCCGGATCCCCGAACGCCGGCGGGCACAGGCCGATCTGGCGACGTTGGCGCATTGCGCCCTGATCGCCTATCCGCGCTATTTCGACCCGGCCAGCGGGCTGCCCTGCCCGCCCGAGACCGCCGTGGCGCGACTCTGCGATCCGGCGTTCGGCGGCGCGGGCGGTGCGGCGGTGCGGTTGCTCGCCAAGGCGCAGGGGGCGTTCAGCAGCTATGCCTGGATCTGGCGGCGCTAG
- a CDS encoding polysaccharide biosynthesis/export family protein: protein MAQVALLGAALLVSACGLPRSGPTKGEILSGSVEKGGSSHIVNVDDRVNRAANYTPAYGFSSDFRAAGQVGADEVRPGDVLGLQIWENVDDGLLASMGQSSTALTELQVDSQGYIFVPYAGRIRAAGNSPDELRRIITQKLETQTPDPQVMVTRVAGDGATVSVMGKVNGQGVYPIERPTRSLSAMLSKAGGVSIEPEIAVVTVKRGNSSGKVWLRDLYSNARNDIALRPGDVILVEEDERSFTALGALGGQTKVPLGNEQINAIEAVAMVGGLSTQLADPKGVFVLRDEPQTVARAVLGRNDIYGTQRVAYVLDLTKPDGMFLARDFVIRDSDTVYVTEAPFVQWRKTLQSILGTATEVGAADSAFR from the coding sequence ATGGCGCAGGTCGCGCTTCTCGGGGCGGCGCTTCTGGTCTCGGCCTGTGGCCTGCCGCGCTCCGGTCCCACCAAGGGCGAGATCCTCTCGGGCTCGGTCGAAAAGGGCGGCAGCTCGCATATCGTGAATGTCGATGACCGGGTGAACCGGGCGGCGAACTACACCCCCGCCTACGGCTTCTCCTCCGATTTCCGTGCCGCCGGCCAGGTGGGCGCCGACGAGGTCCGTCCCGGCGACGTGCTGGGCCTGCAGATCTGGGAAAACGTCGATGACGGGCTGCTGGCCTCGATGGGGCAAAGCTCGACCGCGCTGACCGAACTGCAGGTGGACAGCCAGGGTTATATCTTCGTGCCCTATGCCGGCCGCATCCGCGCTGCCGGCAACAGCCCCGACGAGCTGCGCCGCATCATCACCCAGAAGCTGGAAACCCAGACCCCCGACCCGCAGGTCATGGTGACCCGCGTCGCCGGCGACGGCGCCACCGTCTCGGTCATGGGCAAGGTCAATGGCCAGGGCGTCTATCCGATCGAGCGCCCGACCCGCTCGCTCTCGGCCATGCTGTCGAAGGCCGGCGGCGTCTCGATCGAGCCCGAGATCGCGGTGGTCACCGTGAAGCGCGGCAATTCCAGCGGCAAGGTCTGGCTGCGCGACCTTTATTCCAATGCGCGCAACGACATCGCGCTGCGTCCCGGCGACGTGATCCTGGTCGAGGAGGACGAGCGCAGCTTCACCGCGCTGGGTGCGCTTGGCGGCCAGACCAAGGTGCCGCTCGGCAACGAGCAGATCAACGCCATCGAGGCGGTGGCCATGGTCGGTGGCCTCAGCACCCAGCTGGCCGATCCGAAGGGCGTCTTCGTCCTGCGCGACGAGCCGCAGACCGTCGCCCGCGCCGTGCTTGGCCGCAACGACATCTACGGCACGCAGCGCGTCGCCTATGTGCTCGACCTGACCAAGCCGGACGGCATGTTCCTGGCGCGTGACTTTGTCATCCGCGACAGCGACACCGTCTACGTGACCGAGGCGCCCTTCGTGCAATGGCGCAAGACCCTGCAATCCATCCTGGGCACCGCCACCGAGGTCGGCGCCGCCGACAGCGCCTTCCGGTAA
- a CDS encoding capsule biosynthesis protein CapA, with the protein MAPVAATAALPAPKRVFLMLQGPHGPFFDRVGRLLRDTGSQVWRVSFNAGDEFFWSDPRRLIRHAGRPEDWPEHLDRIITEKGVTDIVLYGDVRPIHAAARKAAQRYDLVLHVFEEGYLRPFWITYERGGSNGHSALMRIPLREMRNALRNRMGEMNRPPAHWGDMRQHKFYGALYHFFVLVANRRYPGYRTHRQIGVFREFRLNLRRFLLTPLDAVARIGEAKAVRRGGFPYILVLMQLEHDSNFVAHSPYARMSDFTDEVLTEFSRWAPRHHRVVFKAHPLEDGRGGIRQAIQDKARALGIEDRVHFVRGGKLARLMNQARAAITVNSTAAQQALWRGLPVKAMGRAVFDKPGLVSDQSLAEFLHDPRPPRAVAYRRYRDFLLESSQVPGGYYAARSRAHALRIVVDMMLAPEDPYQALFAGRGQYRQQMGDKDD; encoded by the coding sequence ATGGCGCCCGTCGCCGCAACCGCCGCCCTGCCGGCGCCGAAGCGCGTGTTCCTGATGCTGCAGGGGCCGCATGGCCCGTTCTTCGACCGCGTCGGCCGCCTGCTCCGCGACACCGGGTCGCAGGTCTGGCGCGTCAGCTTCAACGCCGGCGACGAATTCTTCTGGTCCGACCCGCGGCGGCTGATCCGCCATGCCGGCCGCCCCGAGGACTGGCCCGAGCATCTGGACCGCATCATCACCGAAAAGGGCGTGACCGACATCGTGCTTTACGGCGATGTGCGCCCGATCCACGCCGCGGCGCGCAAGGCGGCGCAGCGCTACGACCTGGTGCTGCATGTCTTCGAGGAAGGCTATCTGCGCCCGTTCTGGATCACCTATGAACGCGGCGGCTCGAACGGCCATTCGGCGCTGATGCGCATCCCCCTGCGCGAGATGCGCAACGCCCTGCGCAACCGGATGGGCGAGATGAACCGCCCGCCGGCGCATTGGGGCGACATGCGCCAGCACAAGTTCTACGGCGCGCTCTACCATTTCTTCGTGCTGGTGGCGAACCGCCGCTATCCCGGCTATCGCACCCATCGCCAGATCGGCGTGTTCCGGGAGTTCCGGCTGAACCTGCGGCGCTTCCTGCTGACCCCCCTCGACGCCGTGGCCCGCATAGGCGAGGCCAAGGCGGTGCGGCGCGGCGGCTTTCCCTATATCCTGGTGCTGATGCAGCTCGAACATGATTCGAATTTCGTCGCCCATTCGCCCTATGCCCGCATGTCGGACTTCACCGACGAGGTGCTGACCGAATTCTCCCGCTGGGCACCCCGCCACCACCGCGTGGTCTTCAAGGCCCACCCGCTCGAGGACGGGCGCGGCGGCATCCGCCAGGCCATCCAGGACAAGGCCCGCGCCCTGGGGATCGAGGATCGGGTGCATTTCGTCCGCGGCGGCAAGCTGGCGCGGCTGATGAACCAGGCCCGTGCGGCGATCACCGTCAATTCGACGGCGGCGCAGCAGGCGCTGTGGCGCGGCCTGCCGGTCAAGGCCATGGGCCGGGCGGTCTTCGACAAGCCGGGCCTGGTCTCGGACCAAAGCCTGGCGGAGTTCCTGCACGATCCGCGCCCGCCGCGGGCCGTGGCCTATCGGCGCTATCGCGATTTCCTGCTGGAAAGCAGCCAGGTGCCGGGCGGCTATTACGCGGCGCGCTCGCGCGCCCACGCGCTGCGCATCGTCGTCGACATGATGCTGGCACCCGAAGACCCCTATCAGGCGCTTTTCGCCGGACGTGGCCAGTATCGGCAACAGATGGGCGACAAGGACGATTGA
- a CDS encoding riboflavin synthase, translating to MFTGIITDIGEVSRVEMRGDMRARISCHYEMTGVELGASIACDGVCLTVIEKGADWFDVDISAETLSKTNIGANGWAPGKRLNLERALRVGDELGGHIVSGHVDGVAVIEEMHDEGDSTRISFRAPEALARFIAPKGSVALNGTSLTVNEVEGARFGVNVIPHTQAVTTWGEARVGDGVNLEIDTLARYVARLAEAG from the coding sequence ATGTTTACCGGCATCATCACGGATATCGGCGAAGTTTCGCGCGTCGAGATGCGCGGCGACATGCGGGCGCGCATTTCCTGCCATTACGAAATGACCGGGGTCGAGCTGGGCGCCTCGATCGCCTGCGACGGCGTCTGCCTGACGGTGATCGAGAAGGGCGCCGACTGGTTCGACGTCGACATCTCGGCCGAGACGCTCTCCAAGACCAATATCGGCGCCAACGGCTGGGCGCCGGGCAAGCGGCTGAACCTGGAACGCGCGCTGCGGGTCGGGGATGAGCTGGGCGGCCACATCGTCTCGGGCCATGTCGACGGCGTCGCGGTGATCGAGGAGATGCATGACGAGGGCGACAGCACCCGCATCAGCTTCCGCGCGCCCGAGGCGCTGGCCCGCTTCATCGCGCCCAAGGGCTCGGTGGCGCTGAACGGCACCTCGCTGACGGTGAACGAGGTCGAGGGCGCCCGCTTCGGCGTCAACGTCATCCCGCATACCCAGGCGGTGACCACCTGGGGCGAAGCCCGGGTCGGCGATGGCGTCAACCTGGAAATCGACACGCTGGCCCGCTATGTGGCGCGGCTGGCCGAGGCGGGGTGA